The DNA segment aacaagttgcaaaGCGTCTTGTTAAATGCTTCGGCTAGTCCATTTGCAGCAGCATAATACATTGACGaattacgttgcttgaagccaaaaagTTCACAGATCTTGATCATCAATTTGTTATCGAACGGTTTGCCATTATCTGTGATTATATAACTAGGAATGCCGAAATGATATATGATGTTCACTCGAATGAAGTTTGCAACATTCTCTTTCTTCACTTCCTTGAGAGCAACGGCCTCtgcccattttgagaaataatcaGTTGCGGCCAAGATGTATAGATGTCCTCCAGAAGATTTTGGAAGTGGTCCAACAATATCTAATCCCCAAGCATCAAATGGTCACGATGCAACGGTAGGGTGTAACATTTCAGGAGGTTGGTGCATAAAATTTGCGTGAAACTGGCAAGCCTTGCATCTCCGAGCATAATCTAAGCAATCTTTCACCATTGTCGGCCAATAGTAACCCATCCTCTTAATGTGGAAGTGGAGCTTCGGCCCGGATTGATGTGATCCACAAACTCCAGAGTGTGCCTCTTGCATAGCTTGAGTTGCTTCATCTTCCCCTAAACAACGTAAGAGAACTCCCTCAAATGATCTTCGATACAAAGTgtctttgtagtaaaggaagcgaggggCACGCCAACGAATTTCGGTCTTTCTTATTGGATcttctggaagtatcccataacATAAGTAGTCAATCATGGTTTGTCGCCAATCAACCTTCACAGCTTCAGCGACGGCTACCAAACACTCGAGCTTgctttcttcatcctcgttctcatCTGGCGGTACTATCCATTTTTGGCAGATAGTGATTTGTTTTTGGCCGAGCAGAGTCAATGTTGAAGCTAAAGTAGCTAGGGCGTCAGCCTTCTTATTTTCCttccttggcacatgctgaaGAGTTACATTGCCAATCCATCCAATCAATTTCTGTGCATAATCATAATAACGACGCAATTCTAGCTTTTTGACCTCGTAGCTACCTAGCAATTGATTGATCACTAACTCAGAGTCTCCAAAAATATGTAATTGGAGTTGTCTCATATCAATGGCCATCTCAAGCCCAAGTATGAGTGCTTGATATTCCGCAACGTTGTTGGTGCAATGTTGTGTTAAGGTGAAGGAATATGGCAAGACTTCCCCTTGAGAAGTGACAAACACAACACCTGCACCAGCTCCCTCACAATGTGCGGCAccatcaaaatacattttccaCGGTGGTTTCACTTCGATGACCATCGcatcctcatcaggtagttcatcagtCAACTTCCAATCATCAAGAATTGGATGATCTGCCAAGAAATCTGCCAAAGCTTGTCCTTTCACAGCTTTTTGTGGGATATACACaatctcgaattgttgaaattggagatACCACCTTGCTAATCGATCATTGAGGACGGGTTTTGACATAACAAACTTGATCGGGTTCGCCCTTGAGATGAGAGCCTTTTGAATTGCGAAAACCAATGCCAAACATAACTTTTCGATCGGAGAATACTTTAGCTCATTTGGGGTCATCATCCTACTCAAGTAGTAGAGGTAATTTTCTTTCGTTTCACCATTTTCCTGGGCCAAAAGGGCTCCTACTGACCTTTCTTGGGCTGCAATCTATAGAATCAATGGCTTTCCTGGTATAGGGGCTGCCAGAACTGGAGGTTTCATCAAGTAGGATTTGATGCTTTGGAATGCATTGCTACAAGCTTGGTCCCAATCAAAAGGTATACCCTTCTTCATGAGCCGGCTAAAAGGTTGGCACTTCCCTGCTAGATTTGAGATGAATCTTCTAAGGTACGCCAATTTTCCTTGTAGACTTTTCAGTTCATGTATATTTTTGGGCTCGGGCATCTTCAAGATGGCGTCAACTTTGGCTTGATCTATCTCAATCCCTCGATGTCGAACAATGAAGCCAAGGAAttttccagaagtaactccaaaggcacatttcaacggGTTCATTCTGAGTTGATATCTCCGGAGTTGTTCGAACACCATTCTTAAGTCTTGTAAGTGGTCTCCTCTCTTTCTTGATTTCACCACTAAATCATCCACATAGCATTCCACATTCTTGTGGAGGATGTCGTCAAAGATATTCTACATTGCCCTTTGATATGTGGCGCcaacattcttcaagccaaaaagCATTACTTTGTAGCAATAAATGCCTTTAGGAGTGCGAAacgcagtaagctcttcatcttttggtgccatacGTATTTGATAGTAGCCAGATGATCCATCCATGAAAGACATCGCCTCGTATCCGGTGGTGGCATCAATCATAAGCTCTGGAATGGGGAGCGAAAATTCATCCTTAGGGCATGCATTATTGAGGTCTCTAAAATCGACACAAACTCGAATTtggccattcttcttcttcacagGAACAATGCTTGAAATCCATGAAGGATATTTAACCTCCCGAATGAAACCAGCTTCGATGAGTTTATTGACCTCGGCTTCGATTGATGGGATCAATTCTGGCCTGAAGCGTCTTTGGGCTTGCTTAACAGGACGAGCTCCTTTCTTGACTGCGAGATGATGAACTGCTACCTTAGGATCTAaaccaggcatctctttgtagcTCCAAGCAAAGACATCTCTATATTCTTTGAGTAGCTCCACATAAGTGTTTTCTTCATCTGTGGTTAATTGGGCACTTACATAGGTGGGCTTGGAGTCTTCTGCAGTGCCAAGGTTGACTTCTTTCAATGCATCAACAGTcattttaattccttcttctAGTTCCGCAGGAGCATCCTCGACATCTTCGTCTTTTTGAGGATCACCATCATTAAAAGATATATGGCCACACCAAGAGGCATTTCCCAAATATTCGTCAAATTTCCTTAGGGATGAAGTGTATTGCTCCTCATTCGCAGTAATGTGATATGAAGATcctacactttcttcatcttcgtcatGCTCTCTAGTGTGGACCACTGTGCGAGTCTTCACTTTGAGTACCTCTCCGCATGAAATCAAAAGTTCTGATTGTCGCCTCATTCTGGAAGGGACCAGGCTTTGACACTCTTTGGAGATACTTTAGACTCTAGATGGCAAAGGTCTTCttattttttcatgatttcttTGGGACTTGTTCTTCTTCCTTTTCAATGGCCCCAACCTCTCAAATACAGAAGTTCTTGTAGTTGGTTctccaagtcgatcaaagacagAAGTCCTTTTATTAGGATAAGCAGGTTCATCTTCCGTCGTGATATAGTTAATATTTGCTCTTCTAATGGATATGCGAACTGGTGGGAGTTATTTGTAACCTAGACCCTCGCGTGATTGCTTCACCGCACGCTCATTATCCTTCATCGTGTTTGCTTTCCTAGTAGCTTCAGgtgggagcttccctaacttaGATGGTTCATTGGGATCATATCCAGCCTTTGCGAACAACCTGTAAGCATTCAGATCAAAACCTTCATTTGTGCGTTTCGTAGGGAGTGCCTTATTTTGAGGCATGTTAGGGGCCACAAAATTTTCCAGTAGCTTTGAAGATAACTTTATGGTATCAATCTGCTTGATAGGAAGGGTTAATTCTCTTAGTGCACCTTTTTGGAGGCTTGATGATTCTCCTTCATCTTTCTTCACTTTTGGGACGTAACGAAATAAATGAGCTATTTTCATGCCTTTGGCCTTCGTGATGTCATGAACTTTTACTCCCTTCATGAtgtggttcttcaagtagaactttgtaTCAGCGAAGTATGCCTCGGCTTCATAGAACGGCTTGTCATCAGCAACTATCTTATTTTCGACTCCATCTTTATTATATTTCAAACATTGGTAGTAAGTTGATGGGACAACTTTGTTCttgtgtatccacggcctgccAAGCAACAAATTGTATGAAGTCTTTATATCGATCACATGCATCCATGCAGTTGATTGCATATCTCCCATGGCGATTTCCAGCTTGATAGCTCCTACGGCCCTTTGTCCTCTTTGATTGAATCCTTGAATCATCAGTCGGCTTTCAGAAAGTTCTTCAGTTGAGATGCCGAGTTCTTTCATTATGCGAATGGGAAGAATGTTAACTACAGATCCGTCATCTATCAAGATTCTGTTTATCCTCCTCTAGAGCACATAACCCACCATAAACAAAGGGCGATTGTGTGGTGTCTCACTAAGTAGGAGATCGTCTTTAGTGAAGGTGATTTTTGTATTACAGACATCGGCTTCTTGGAAGGAGGACTCAACAAGACTATTAGACAATGATGATAAGAGTGTTGACTTGACTtcattcttttcctcttcttctttatcAGCATTACAGCACAAGGCCTCGTCATTATCGTCAGAAATCCTCGTGCGAAACCAACTCGGCAAAAATTCTCCCAAAGTCACCGGGTGGCGTGGCTTTTGGTGATGGTGTGTCTCTATCTCCTCCTTATTTAGGTTCTTAATAATTTGTAGCTTCTTTAGTCTTCTCACCATCTTATTCCTCGTAGGTTGCTTCGTTGATCCTTTTTGTAGACTCAATTTACGGCGTCTTCGACGAGTCACCAGGGTCCATCCTTCTTCATCAGGTTGGTCAACTCGGACTTTGTCATCCTCCAACAATTCTTCATCTTCATTCCCTTCACAGGTGCATATCTCAATCGGATCTAATGAGCCAAAGGTAATGGACACATGGTTTGTGCTTGCTTTTTCGACTTCGAGCTCGATCTTCTTTTGACGAGCCAAATCCATAACTTTGTCCTTGAAAACAAAGCACTTCTCAAGAGGGTGACCTACAAGCCGATGGTATTTGTAGTAATTCGGGTCATTGCTTTTTCCAGCTTCATCTGGTCGCTTCATCTCTGTCAGCTCAATAAgctttaactcgaggagttcttcaaaTATTGCAGGCACATCGGAGTCTAGAAATGGGTACTCCTTTTCTTGCATCTCTTTGAGAGTCAACTTCCGATTTGCATTGTCTTGAGAGGAAGTTGTTTTTATACTCTATCTCTTGCTCGCCTTGGTAGTAAACTTCAAAGGAGAGGCATTGACGTTCATGGATTCTTTGCTTTCATTTTTGGGTACGAACTTGCTCCATTTATTGACTTCTTGCTTATCTCTTCCCTTACGAGGTTCGTAGATGGGCAGCCCTTTGTTTCCCGCAGAAGCCATGCTCAACTCCATATCATGAGCACGATtggcaagttcttcaaatgtccTGGGCTTAATTCCTTGCAAGATGTAACGAAGTCCCCAATGcatggatgcacatctctatgccagAAGCTTCGCTTAACCTATCTTTGCAGTTAAGGGTTGCATTCCTCCATCGATTGATAAAGTCAATAACTGGTTCATCTTTTCGTTGGCAAGTGTTTGTAAGTTCCACCATGCTCACAGTATGCCTTGTGCTATAAAAGCGATTAAGAAACTCTTACTCCAATTGGTCCCAACTATCAATGGATCCAGCCTCGAGATTGGTGTACCAATCAAAAGCATTCCCCTTAGTAAGCGGACGAACTGCTTGAcaaggtaatctccataagtccctgCATTGTTGCATGTCTCAACAAAGTGCGCAACATGTTGCTTTGGATTTCCCTTGCCGTCGAACTATTGAAATTTGGGAGGTTGATAGCCATCAGGCATCTTTAGGCTATCGATTCTTGCAGTATACGGTATTGCGTACGTGAGAGAAGACTTTGAAGCGACCTAATACTTATCCTTGATAGTTCCCATAATGAATTCCTTCAATTGTTCTATGGGAATTGATCCTTCAGAGGAGACATGAAGTTCTTTGGCGGATGACCCTTGTTTTGTTGGAGGATCAGCCTTCTCGCGGACTTCAGGAAGCTTTCCAGGTGCATGACTTGATTCTCCATCCATCATGCTTTCAACTATGCCTGTCAATTTTGCGATATGGACATCTTGATCTTGAGCATA comes from the Nicotiana sylvestris chromosome 4, ASM39365v2, whole genome shotgun sequence genome and includes:
- the LOC138889355 gene encoding uncharacterized protein codes for the protein MTPNELKYSPIEKLCLALVFAIQKALISRANPIKFVMSKPVLNDRLARWYLQFQQFEIVYIPQKAVKGQALADFLADHPILDDWKLTDELPDEDAMVIEVKPPWKMYFDGAAHCEGAGAGVVFVTSQGEVLPYSFTLTQHCTNNVAEYQALILGLEMAIDMRQLQLHIFGDSELVINQLLGSYEVKKLELRRYYDYAQKLIGWIGNVTLQHVPRKENKKADALATLASTLTLLGQKQITICQKWIVPPDENEDEESKLECLVAVAEAVKVDWRQTMIDYLCYGILPEDPIRKTEIRWRAPRFLYYKDTLYRRSFEGVLLRCLGEDEATQAMQEAHSGVCGSHQSGPKLHFHIKRMDIVGPLPKSSGGHLYILAATDYFSKWAEAVALKEVKKENVANFIRVNIIYHFGIPSYIITDNGKPFDNKLMIKICELFGFKQRNSSMYYAAANGLAEAFNKTLCNLLKKVVSKSKRDWHDRMEEALWAYRTTHRTSTQATPYSLVYGVEGVLPVERQIPSLRLAVQEGLIEEENARLRLEELESLDEKRLEAQQSLECYQARLSRAFNKKVRLRSFQVGHQVLAVRRPIITSRKSGGKFTSKWDGPYVVQEAYSSGAYKLVDADGMRIGPINGKFLKRYYP
- the LOC138889356 gene encoding uncharacterized mitochondrial protein AtMg00860-like; amino-acid sequence: MVFEQLRRYQLRMNPLKCAFGVTSGKFLGFIVRHRGIEIDQAKVDAILKMPEPKNIHELKSLQGKLAYLRRFISNLAGKCQPFSRLMKKGIPFDWDQACSNAFQSIKSYLMKPPVLAAPIPGKPLIL